In Maniola jurtina chromosome 19, ilManJurt1.1, whole genome shotgun sequence, the genomic stretch AATTTTCCTTTTCATTTGATGAATAACTGATGCATTTACTATGTTGCTTTTCTGATTCTGGAGttatattaacaatattattatccttAAATGGAGTTTCTTTATTAGGAGTCATATAATTGACAACAGATGTGCTTGCTAAATCTTCGAATAGAGAATTGGCTTTAACTGGTGttgattttttattctttttatttgcaTTTCTCTCTACAACTTCTTTTATAAAGGAAATTATACTCGTCTGTTTCAAATTTGTAGTATTATCAACCTCAGGTATTGGATCATTTGCTTCTGGTACAATGTTTGTATAGACGtgcttctttttattatcatcattaaaGTTAATGAATGAGCTTTCAAACGCTGGTGTCATGTTCGGTTTGACGTAAGTGTTAACCTGCCACTTTATAGGTAAACTACCAAATTCAGCCCTCCAAGGACTTGCTTCAGGATGTCTTACGGATACATTCATACTGCTGCTGGCTACAGGTATTTCATGAAAGAAACTGTCATCACGTAAATTAAGAGGGTCTAAATTATTTGGAGTTTGGACAACCTGTACACTACATTGCACATCATTTGAAGGAGTTTTCGGCCGACTCGGAGAGTGAACAGGTGAGTAATCAATGGCATGGTCATCTTCATCCATTTGAAAATCACGAGCTATGTCCTCCACTCTTACAGAATTATAATTCTTTGCGTTAACAATACTCTGTTCTTTATCTACACTCAAATGTTGTTCATTTATAAGTGTGTTTATGTAGTTAGCATCAACATTATTAATGTTTTCTTTGATAGTTGTTGCAACTTCTCCATTTTTGTTAGTTTCTCCATTTTGAGTATTAGAGGACTTTGTGGCAACAGTATTCCTCAAAGCAGCTAGAGCTTTTGCTAGATTCCTGTCATACTTACTCTTTGAAGGTACagttttaggcttaggttttctTGGAGCagctttcttcttcttcttctttgctGGTGAAGGTTCCTCATCTGGATTAAATGTAAATTCATACACATCTAACTTACTCGAGTCTCTCTTTAACAGATTTTTGTTATCATCTAGTAACCTTAATGAAGTATTTTTGTTTAAACCTATTTCtcttgatttaaatatttttcctgGTGATTTTGGTGGGGATTCTTgtgctttattatttttcttagcATTATTATTTGAATCTGCCACAGCTTTTTGTCTTATGCCATTGCTCACAGCTTTTTGTTTGGTTGCTCTCTTTGTCGGCAAATCAGGTAGAAAGTCAATGaaattatcattattttcaTCATTTATCTTTTTGGCTCTTGTAGCTCTTTTAGGACGTTTTTCAGGTTCACTTCTttcttcaataattttattgttagtgtttttgtttttagtaaCTAAAATAGGTTGTTTTTCAGGTTCAATATTTTGTGTGGCTCTTTTTTCTCCAGTATttcgtttatttatatttgttgaTGTCAAATTAGGAAGTTTTACTGGTGAAATATTTTGTATGGCACTTATGTTGGTTGTAGCACTGTTAATAACCTTCTTAGATTTTGTTGCAAAAGGTGTACTGGCATTGATAGGCTGTAATGGTATGTACTTGTTAGGACTAATAGAGTGGTCTTCATACTTGCTTGGTAGTCGGCAAATCCTCTTCGGTCTattctttactaaattactATGTAGTATTTCAACAGGATTTTTTGTAGGTGTAAGTTGTACCTTTTTCACGGGTGAGGTATTCTTCTTAGCCAAAACAGTAGCCTTTGTAGCTAGATTCTTTGTGGGCTGAGTATTATTTACAGTAACTTTACTTTTTTCTTGTACTGGGGAAGGGGTTTTAAATGCTGGGACATCGTGAGATGTTGACAAGTTCAAGCTGTTTGATAGATTTTTCAAGACATTATTTTCCTTATACCGTGTGGGAAGGCGTCGAGCGCGCCGAGATCGTTTCACAATGCCATTGCAATCATCGTTTATTTGTTTATCGGGTACACTAACAACGGGCTTTTTCGAGTCAGACACAACTGATGCGTTATCGTCGGATGCTGAATTTGTTTTATCCGATAAAGGTTTTCTGACACTTTCTTTCAATACTTTAGCCTTTGACTTAGTTTTCACGACACTGATGTTTTCTTTAGAAGCTTTTGCTGCTCGGCCTCTAGTTTTGGATGGCATGGCGCACCTCGATTTCTCAAGGATTACACTTCACATTGCTACGTAACGTTAGCTGCAAATATAAACTCTTATGCTAGTTTGGTCACTTATCACAAGTACTCTATGTTTATTCGATTTAAAGTACACTTTTATATTCTAAATTGCGCTATTTAGAgttgttttgaaaaatttaagaaTTTTCCTAGAATTTTCGCTCGCTTTTTAAGTGTTTGACGTGCGTTTGACAACTAAAACGTCAAATAATAGTCCGTATCACAGACGAGCAACCAATAGTCCGCAATTCAGTATTTACAGATGACCACAAGCAACTGGCGTAGTCTCTACACGTTAAGATTCATCATCAAGAGTCAAGTTGTGCGTCTGGTCTAAATTATGTCTAGTCAGCATGAGTATTATGTTGAATGTCGATGTTGTTGTACTCATGTTGTATCAATTATCAGATGATCCTGAACCACCTTcattaaccaacttcaaaaaaggcGCTGTGTTTtatagggctccgtacctcaaaagaaaaaacggaacccttataggatcactttgttgtctgtctgtttttgatttatcttgcaaaatgatggaaaaaatacccgagtacggaaccttcagtgcgcgagtctgactcgcacttggctggttttttgtaGTTACTTAACATCGTGTGCAGAGCACAGCAACGCTGTTATTTATGATACTGTCCAGCTACTGTGATGGTGTACAAGCgtcattttcaaatatttttgtataggGCAAcctcaataattaaaaaactcaCCGTTTGCAtttgaaataaagttttattggaATTTAGATTTAAACTCATGAAATGATTGTGTATGtgattttaatatacctaaatagtTAGCGAGACTGTGATTTAAGTgatttataaataactattacCCTGAACTTTGAGTTTGAACGAAGCGGAACTACAGGTATACGAAACGGAAGATTGTTTTTagaattaataattattgtaagtaCTCAACCGTTTTGGCTTTAAAAAACTCactttaaagttttaaacttCATACACCCGAATTCAAAAATAGCTGTTTAATTTTTAGGAAATAAACTTACAGGCCGGTtacaaagaaaagaaaatgcTGACGTTTTCCTGAGTAACGGTCATGTGTTGGTCATGTGTATAAAGACGTGAAAAATAGTTCAATATCAAGACGTAAGATAAGTTATAGCCGAGATTAACTAGATTTCGGTCAGAATGGCAGAAACGGATAACAAAGCCACTATAGACACAGTGCAGGTTGCTCTGAGGATTAGGCCtttgatgcagtctgagatagACCGAGGATGCGACGAATGTATCGAAGTGGTGCCTGGAAACCCTCAGGTGCAGATAAAAGACCTGTGTTTCACGTACAACTATGTGTTCGCACAACACATCACTCAACAGGAGTTCTATGACACAGCTGTTAAAGGACTCATTGGTAGACTTTTTCAAGGTATAGTACCCGTCTTCTTATACAAGTGTATGcctgctttttttttaatttattggacTAGTACTTGGCTGCAATTGGACCTgccaagtgataatgcagctgTGTAGCTGTATACCTATTCAATCTTGACTTGATGGTACTTATATTGAAAGTAGAGCAGAAAGCTGATGCAGGAATTGTGTTCATATTCTACTGGTTTGAATTAGAAATAAAGAAGCACATTGCCCCATACGTGTCTGAgggattttgactttgacaattCTTCTAACTCTTGTGATCTGGtataattttacatattattgtagCTAAAAtgttcttcttttcttgtttctTAACAATATCAATGACTCACTTATTGCATTAATTTTCATCTGTCTGATGTAGTTATGGTTACATCTGGCTGCAGCCATTGTATAGTACTTGTCACCACTTACTGAACAATACATCTACTTTCTGGAGAATATGTTTGTATTGCTTTATTCACATCAATACTTATGAGAATATTAAGTCACTGACCTCTATTAAtacacgctggacctgcgattgctgACCTGTtattgaagcaacttgattttcgccatttggGCGCTGATAGCAACAGTAACGTTAATATAAGGTGTACtcagaactaaatgttagtaatgagaagaccatttgacacaaatTGTTGATTTAAATTCCTGGTATGCTCAGCGGATTGTTTAGAAACACCCAATAACTGCAATAGTTTAATAACTTAGGTATAGTAAACAGATAGATAAGTTTtcattatcataattattaagaATTTCATTAATGTTTCAGGCTATAATGTGACAATACTTGCCTACGGTCAGACTGGCTCAGGAAAAACATACACAATGGGCACAAATTACTCTGGATCTGACGGTGATTCCACTAAACTAGGTTTGTCAATTTCACCTGGTTGgtactttatttattagtagataaACCCCTGAGTTCATATgcataagttttaatttttcaaaaatcatgtgGGAATTGTTTTGATTTTCCCGCCAAAATCGAAGTTAAACTATATGGTATGGCGGTTATAAGTTGAACAGGGATGCCGGAGagcctaataaaaaaaatttttttttatcaatatcaCTTTTACAAGAAAAGTATCAACAACTGTTTCAGGATGCCTTTCCCACTGATTCAGCATAAAGTTGGATGGAGCATGAAATTATCTATACCAAATAGATAATGTCAGAGAATTAATttaagtggatttaggttttaaaatcctgtgggaagtcTTTCTGaagattttctgggacaaaaagcaAGTCCATTTTCAGAACGCAAGCTATATCTGTgctaaattttgtcaaaattggttaaaccaATTAACGGATGGGCCAAAAAAAGCGTGCAGGCACACTGTcgcattttaatattagtattcaCATTAAATCTTTAAATAAGATTAAATATTAAATCTAAGATTACATATTGAATCTAAGattgaatataaatattgtattcAATCCCTTATTCTATTTTTTCTCCATAGGTGTAATTCCTCAAGCTGTAGCAGACATATTTGAATACATAGAGACGCATGATGATAAATTTATCTTCAAAGTGAGCGTATCATTCATGGAGCTATACCAGGAGCAATGTTACGACTTGCTGTCCGGAAAAGAGAGAGGGCACAGTATTATAGAAATAAGGGAGGATATCAACAAGGGTGTTATTTTGCCaggtaaaatattatgactattctaatttattatatatttacaaacttcatgtatttagtttttagggttctgttccttaaaaggaaaaacggaacccttataggatcactttgttgtctgtctgtctgtcaagaaacctatagggtacttcctgttgacctagaatcatgaaatatggcaggtaggtaggtcttatagcacaagtacaggaataaatctgaaaaccccgaatttgtggttacatcattaaaaaaaatgtgttttaattttcaaagtaagataactattccaagtagggtatcatatgaaagggctttacctgtacattttaaaacagatttttatttattttatacataatagtttttgatttatcgtgcaaaatgttaccCAATTCGGAACCCtcattgcgcgagtctgacacccacttggccgggttttttttttcgttagtCATTTTAGTAAATAGATCAACAAGTTAGTGTTAGTTTGTTAGTATGTTAGTCTTCAATGGATTTCAAAGATGGTATTATTAGataatagaaaattattttcagGTATAACTGAGCTCCCCGTAACATCGACCATGGAGACGATGATGGCGCTAGAGCAAGGCTCGATCGGTCGCGTGACGGGCTCCACCGCTATGAATCAAGCCTCGAGTCGGAGCCACGCCGTCTTCACCATCGTCATAGCTAAGGAGAGCCGGACTGATAAGTAAGTAATCGAGCTGTATTTAGTCTTAGAATAGGTAAGCCCACCTGTGCGAAGGCGGCGTGACCTCTAGAGAAGCTCATAGTAGTGTTGGCTGTTTTCTCTAAACTTTTTTCACTAGTTTTAACTTTGTCGCGATTTGTCATGTGCGATAGGCACTAGTCACACCTTTGTCACGATCTGTCATGTGCAATGTGCACTAGTCACAACTTTGTCGCGATTTGTCATGTGCGATAGGCACTAGTCAAAAGTTTGCCGCGATCTGTCATGTGCAATGTGCAATAGTCACAACTTTGTCGCGATCTGTCATGTGCAATGTGCACTAGTCACAACTTTGTCGCGATCTGTCATGTGCAATGTGCACTAGTCACAACTTTGTCGCGATCTGTCATGTGCAATGTGCAATAGTCACAACTTTGTCGCGATCTGTCATGTGCAATGTGCACTAGTCACAACTTTGTCGCGATCTGTCATGTGCAATGTGCAATAGTCACAACTTTGTCGCGATCTGTCATGTGCAATGTGCACTAGTCACAACTTTGTCGCGATCTGTCATGTGCAATGTGCACTAGTCACAACTTTGTCGTGATCTGTCATGTGCAATGTGTACTAGTATGTGTGTGGCTATCACGGTGAAACTTTAAAAGGTcaggaatatattttattagtatcctttgttataataataataagtttgtGGACAGGACTTAGTTACCCAAAATTAAAAGAAGCGGCTTTAGACAGAGAAGTTTCTCTGGATGATGATTGCCAAACTTTGTTTTGAAGAAGGCATGTGATGATGTGGTATCCTTTCAGATCAATATAAAAACAATCATTtcccaaaattaaaatactaatcaaatttatttacattaaatgCCTCCATCCGTTTCAtgctattatttaatttttgttacagAAACCTAGCAACCACTTCAAAGTTTCATCTTGTCGATCTGGCCGGTTCAGAGCGCATCAAGAAGACTAAAGCAGTGGGTGAAAGATTGAAAGAGGGTGTGAAAATCAACCAGGGTCTGCTGGCCCTGGGTAACGTCATATCAGCACTGGGAGACGGCACCAATAGGAGCTTTATTAGCTATCGGGATAGCAAACTCACGAGGCTGTTGCAAGGTAAGCAAATGtgtattcatttttaacccccaacccaaaaagaggggtgttataagtttgacgtgtgtatctgtctgtggcatcgtagctcctaaactaatgaaccgattttaatttagtttttttgtttgaaagatggcttgatcgagtgttcctagctataatccagaaaattggttcagccatttgatagttatcagctcttttctagttgctgtatccttcacttgtcgggggtgttataaatttttaatttacacttgtgttagtatttttcagatttttagtaagtatatcctagtggttaaaactacGGTTTTTGtccgggaggtcgggggtttgatcccagGTACATACCTCTGGCTTTTCGGAGTTAACTATgtgtgttttaacttttaagtaagtaattaaattatcagttgctttaacagtgaagcaaaacatcgtgaggaaacttacctaagagttctctataatgttaatcatgatgatgatggatgagTTTGGATTACGTGCCAATTGGCATTTTATTGAAGTTTGCTGAACCTCAAATTACTTTTCCTTGCAGACAGTCTCGGTGGTAATTCGTTAACTCTAATGGTAGCTTGCGTAAGCCCGGCTGATTATAATTTGGATGAAACGGTATCAACACTCCGGTACGCGGATCGTGCTAGACGCATCCGTAACAAACCTATCATCAACCAGGATGCTAGAGCGGCTGAAATTCTGAGGTAAGATAGAGATGATGTGCATACTTTTAAGCCTCATTCATACGTGAGCTTTTTAACGCCCGTTAAataagcgttcaaatagaacaaatgcattcccaagtatctgttcgcacgtcaacgctttttaaaGCGTACAATGTTAATACCCgtcaacgccgggttttaacgcgaCACTTTTATAatgctcgtgtgaattagggcttatgGTATTGTGCGTGAGTACAGTTGATTACAATTTGGATGAAACGGTATCCACGCTTCGGAACATGGATCGTTCTAGACGCATCCATTGGTAGGTAGATCATGCTAGATGCATCTTTTAATAGGCAGATTGGTCTAGACGCATCCATCGGTTCGCGGATCGTGCTAGACCCGTCCTTCAGTACGCGGATCGTACTAGATGCATCCGTAACAAACTTATTATTGTCAATCAGGACATTAATGCCTGAGATTCTTAGGTAAGAGATGGTTACAAACAAGATACTACTCTTAAAAATACCACCTCAGATGAATGGTCCATCTTCATGTACTTCAAATTATGGTAGATAAAACTTTATTCAGTGACCCACTCCAATTTGTTTTTAGTATTTCTTTGTTTCACATTAACCTCTCGTTCTCCACAGATTGAATAAATTAGTGAATGACCTCAGGCTACAACTAGTTGGGAAAATACCCACAATCAGTGAAGCAGATGCAGCTTCTAACGAGCAGTTACAGGAACAACTCGAAGCAGAAAGAGCAAAATATGCAGAGCTCCTCAAAAAGCATAAACAAGTGACCCAACACCTCGGTAACATGTTGATAGAAAACACAAATCTCTGTGAAAAGGCTCTGCTGGCTGAAATGGCCAAGGACAAAATAGAACGGAAATTAAATGAACTGACAGAACAGTGCAATCAAACTATAGAGAACTTGAGCACCACAGATGCACTACAAGATGATAACAGTCAGAAAACCCATGTTATGGACTACCTTAAAGATATCAAAACTCGTTTGGAAGACTTGCAGTCGGTTAATATCAAGATGGAGGAAGAATTGATTGATCACGAGATCAAGTTGTCGTTTGTCAAGAGTGAAGATGGTGAGAAATCTGAGGAAGTTGAGGAGCTGAATGAAGACCAGGCGGTTATGGAGGAGGAGAAGAGAGCTATGGGACaggtaaataatatacataatagaaGAAATTTGACTGACTGACCACATACAACTAAAACTGTTGGGTCTAGAAATATAAGATGTCCATGTTTTCTTTATCATGTAGACCCCCATTCAGTAAGGATTCATTCAATAACTGAACTGCACTATAGCCATTAAAGCATCCGTAGTGCAAGCTATGAGCACATAACATAGAAATAATGGACAGCGATACATATCTGTCGCGATTTGTGCACTAATCTAAACTTAGATGCGATCTGTTGTGCAACGTGCACTAGCCACAGTCACTATTTATCATGTGCACTTGTAGTTCTAGTTCCTTGTATGAAAGATTGCAtctgctttttttttattctgattcTGATATTTTTAAGGAGCTTTAGGCCAACTTTAAAGGTgacctatatgccagccccatcgttACAAACTTGCTTCTGCTTTAAGGTCGCGCTTAACCAAGAACTGCAAGAGCTCAACCGTGCTATAGCCATCAAGGCATCCGTAGTGCAAGCTATGAGAGCACATAACATAGAAATGATGGACAGCAACAACAACCTGCGAGAGAATGAAGAGAGGATCTCACAGTTGGAGAAAGAGAAGGAGAAACTCATGCAGCAATTAAAGCAGACTAAGGTTGGTacttatcacacttaatattgtaaaggggaaagtttgtgtgtatgtgtgtgtgtgtatatttgttactccttcacgcaaaacctactagacggatttggccgtggaatggagatagataatatcctggattatcacattggctactttttatcccggaaaatcaaagagttcccacgggatttcgaaaaacctaaatccacgcgggtgaagtcgcgggcatcggctagtcagaAATAGAATTTCCACGCCAGTGTTTTGCTTTTTTTCGTGCAATAACACTTATGTTCGCCAACTCCTCAATTGCTCGTTTCCAAAACATTTTTATGTCTCTAGACGAAGGACCCATCGCATGACGAACGCCGCAACAAAGTCTCGGAACTGGAGTCTCAGATATCGGAGCTGAAGAAGAAGTGCCAACAACAAGCTAACATCATCAAGATGAAAGAGAAGAACGAGAGCAAGATAGCTGCCTTGAATGCTGAGCTGATAGCCATGAAAGCTACTAAGGTATGGCTTAGTAATAGAATTAGTAAATCTTCATGACAGGCGAATCGATGAATCTATTGAGATAGAATAGTAGGGcaggtttttattaaaatagaacAGAAAACTTAACACCTAAGCAATAAGTTTAAATTTGACTTATTTGAAATAAGGTCAAACactattatttttgcttttatttttcggcCTGCTTTTGAAGTTATTATTACAAATCCTGTAGACACTTATGAGTACTTCATACAGCGATATGTCGCTGTATGAATCCTAGCAGTATGGTTCttctcatttctaatttgatcacgtaaaaACTCTCCATCACCCATTGAGTTATTGGCTTTATGAATTTCTTCCAGGTCAAAATAATTCGTCAAATGCGAGAAGAAAGTGAAAAGTTCCGTAAATGGAAGGCGGACAACGAGCGCGCAATGCTGCGCCTGCGCAACGAGGACCGCAAACGGGCCACTGCCATGGCCAAGATGGAGTCGCTGCACGCCAAGCAGCAGAACGTGCTCAAGCGCAAGATGGAGGAGGCCGTGGCCGTCAACAAACGGCTGAAGGTGAGATATACCCATTTTGCATGTCTTGCAACTGTCCTGAAGAACCTGGAGATCGAATTCTGGGTCTCTTTCGATCACTGAGCCAGCGTGGTAAGTTAGAGGAAAGGAAGAAGTTCCGTAAACGGAAGGCGGACAACGAGCGCGCGATGCTGCGCCTGCGCAGCGAGGACCGCAAGCGCGCCACTGCCATGGCCAAGATGGAATCGCTGCACGCCAAGCAGCAGAACGTGCTCAAGCGCAAGATGGAGGAGGCCGTGGCCGTCAACAAACGGCTGAAGGTGAGATATATCCATTTTGTATTAAAATGTCATCTGTCTTCAAGCTGACCAAAACTTAGAGCCACTGGGATGCCATAGTGACGTTGCTGGCTACGTAGCCATGGCTACCTCTGGCATCTGTAGCCAAAGGTTGCCAAATGAGTAGCAAACTTCACAACAGTAGCGAACACAAGCACGCGGGCGTCCGTCCTGGCGATCAGTTAACCTTACTTGTATACAAAATACTGGCGACTTATCACCAGATTTCGCCAGAGAATCTCGTCTCCACGTAGGAGCTAGTCAGTTGTGGCTACGCCTCCAAATTAGCGGCGTTGCCAGACCGTAGCCGGCGACGTCGCAGTGTGTTAGCGCTTGTATTTGAATtgacgtttaagtgcggaaaccagcccagagagaagaagaagaagaatggaTACAATAACCATCTTTCCGAATGACCTTGTAATAAGCTCTTGTAGTAACAGCTTGTAGTAACAGTAAAGTAACTCTTGTAGTAACAGTAAAGTAACAGCTTTTCACAAAGTCGATTCGTTTTCTTTTTAGGAAGCTCTAGACAGACAAAAGACAACAGCGATGAAACGCAACGCCAAGGGCAATGTGAAGGCCGGCGCCATACAACAATACATTGAACAGGAGCTTGAAGTGCATCTCAGCATTGTTGAAGCGGAGAAATCCTTATATGAACTTATGGAGTAcaggtaaaatattaaaacccatatttatcatataattttaatagtcTAATTTTAGTCTTGATCTTTGGGtgtcttaaataaataacatgtatattatataatataacataatatctataaaaCTTTATTCATGAATACTTCCTATCTTTGTTGTACTTATTCTCCCTTAACAACCTCtcccactgccaagggtcactggtagagatctcttataagtgcttccctgtccactttatctttctttttctctttattgttacaattttccgctacaaataaattaaaaaaaaatcctgaccCTTTTTGGTGGTGGACCATACCCCCATATAAGTCATTTAGTTGGTTATTAGAT encodes the following:
- the LOC123874745 gene encoding chromosome-associated kinesin KIF4-like isoform X1, with the translated sequence MAETDNKATIDTVQVALRIRPLMQSEIDRGCDECIEVVPGNPQVQIKDLCFTYNYVFAQHITQQEFYDTAVKGLIGRLFQGYNVTILAYGQTGSGKTYTMGTNYSGSDGDSTKLGVIPQAVADIFEYIETHDDKFIFKVSVSFMELYQEQCYDLLSGKERGHSIIEIREDINKGVILPGITELPVTSTMETMMALEQGSIGRVTGSTAMNQASSRSHAVFTIVIAKESRTDKNLATTSKFHLVDLAGSERIKKTKAVGERLKEGVKINQGLLALGNVISALGDGTNRSFISYRDSKLTRLLQDSLGGNSLTLMVACVSPADYNLDETVSTLRYADRARRIRNKPIINQDARAAEILRLNKLVNDLRLQLVGKIPTISEADAASNEQLQEQLEAERAKYAELLKKHKQVTQHLGNMLIENTNLCEKALLAEMAKDKIERKLNELTEQCNQTIENLSTTDALQDDNSQKTHVMDYLKDIKTRLEDLQSVNIKMEEELIDHEIKLSFVKSEDGEKSEEVEELNEDQAVMEEEKRAMGQVALNQELQELNRAIAIKASVVQAMRAHNIEMMDSNNNLRENEERISQLEKEKEKLMQQLKQTKTKDPSHDERRNKVSELESQISELKKKCQQQANIIKMKEKNESKIAALNAELIAMKATKVKIIRQMREESEKFRKWKADNERAMLRLRNEDRKRATAMAKMESLHAKQQNVLKRKMEEAVAVNKRLKEALDRQKTTAMKRNAKGNVKAGAIQQYIEQELEVHLSIVEAEKSLYELMEYRAWITKQIETLHNKSEDEATREKIAELEVDLALRKAQISDLQQKILTADQENKSRTQWDNIQSMLEAKVALKCLFDLVVEAKRDLSNQSEKGFQARYEEIKESYDRLKMEYDSCKTEYEQRLVSMKSEKEQKISALVALQRGMVGRSDRSEACKHLQNMIQVQQERLEQVEQENKRLIDELEELRNANKNVKKRPKKDVNGDVENQVEFPPSDEEEEDEDKNKDPDWRMTPLFKRIQAQRSRLTGNFTQPDTTIESSTRAVKRGSDGAPHCTCRGQCSTKMCGCVKSNKACDATCRCQPLQCMNKRTSSDAEDKENNPSSTTTETSPIPMYDNRVDSSQELSEASLTEITLEENPKEFVEQNITPKRNQRSLLPLSDRKLKRSGQKQTWMLALLVYHTCVAPMSGYCANSIFQYGMDVAQYNVLSNVFKFLMRER
- the LOC123874745 gene encoding chromosome-associated kinesin KIF4-like isoform X2 — its product is MAETDNKATIDTVQVALRIRPLMQSEIDRGCDECIEVVPGNPQVQIKDLCFTYNYVFAQHITQQEFYDTAVKGLIGRLFQGYNVTILAYGQTGSGKTYTMGTNYSGSDGDSTKLGVIPQAVADIFEYIETHDDKFIFKVSVSFMELYQEQCYDLLSGKERGHSIIEIREDINKGVILPGITELPVTSTMETMMALEQGSIGRVTGSTAMNQASSRSHAVFTIVIAKESRTDKNLATTSKFHLVDLAGSERIKKTKAVGERLKEGVKINQGLLALGNVISALGDGTNRSFISYRDSKLTRLLQDSLGGNSLTLMVACVSPADYNLDETVSTLRYADRARRIRNKPIINQDARAAEILRLNKLVNDLRLQLVGKIPTISEADAASNEQLQEQLEAERAKYAELLKKHKQVTQHLGNMLIENTNLCEKALLAEMAKDKIERKLNELTEQCNQTIENLSTTDALQDDNSQKTHVMDYLKDIKTRLEDLQSVNIKMEEELIDHEIKLSFVKSEDGEKSEEVEELNEDQAVMEEEKRAMGQVALNQELQELNRAIAIKASVVQAMRAHNIEMMDSNNNLRENEERISQLEKEKEKLMQQLKQTKTKDPSHDERRNKVSELESQISELKKKCQQQANIIKMKEKNESKIAALNAELIAMKATKVKIIRQMREESEKFRKWKADNERAMLRLRNEDRKRATAMAKMESLHAKQQNVLKRKMEEAVAVNKRLKEALDRQKTTAMKRNAKGNVKAGAIQQYIEQELEVHLSIVEAEKSLYELMEYRAWITKQIETLHNKSEDEATREKIAELEVDLALRKAQISDLQQKILTADQENKSRTQWDNIQSMLEAKVALKCLFDLVVEAKRDLSNQSEKGFQARYEEIKESYDRLKMEYDSCKTEYEQRLVSMKSEKEQKISALVALQRGMVGRSDRSEACKHLQNMIQVQQERLEQVEQENKRLIDELEELRNANKNVKKRPKKDVNGDVENQVEFPPSDEEEEDEDKNKDPDWRMTPLFKRIQAQRSRLTGNFTQPDTTIESSTRAVKRGSDGAPHCTCRGQCSTKMCGCVKSNKACDATCRCQPLQCMNKRTSSDAEDKENNPSSTTTETSPIPMYDNRDEFNSTYVKKKKTYFFQDKPTAVK
- the LOC123874747 gene encoding nucleolar protein dao-5-like, which gives rise to MPSKTRGRAAKASKENISVVKTKSKAKVLKESVRKPLSDKTNSASDDNASVVSDSKKPVVSVPDKQINDDCNGIVKRSRRARRLPTRYKENNVLKNLSNSLNLSTSHDVPAFKTPSPVQEKSKVTVNNTQPTKNLATKATVLAKKNTSPVKKVQLTPTKNPVEILHSNLVKNRPKRICRLPSKYEDHSISPNKYIPLQPINASTPFATKSKKVINSATTNISAIQNISPVKLPNLTSTNINKRNTGEKRATQNIEPEKQPILVTKNKNTNNKIIEERSEPEKRPKRATRAKKINDENNDNFIDFLPDLPTKRATKQKAVSNGIRQKAVADSNNNAKKNNKAQESPPKSPGKIFKSREIGLNKNTSLRLLDDNKNLLKRDSSKLDVYEFTFNPDEEPSPAKKKKKKAAPRKPKPKTVPSKSKYDRNLAKALAALRNTVATKSSNTQNGETNKNGEVATTIKENINNVDANYINTLINEQHLSVDKEQSIVNAKNYNSVRVEDIARDFQMDEDDHAIDYSPVHSPSRPKTPSNDVQCSVQVVQTPNNLDPLNLRDDSFFHEIPVASSSMNVSVRHPEASPWRAEFGSLPIKWQVNTYVKPNMTPAFESSFINFNDDNKKKHVYTNIVPEANDPIPEVDNTTNLKQTSIISFIKEVVERNANKKNKKSTPVKANSLFEDLASTSVVNYMTPNKETPFKDNNIVNITPESEKQHSKCISYSSNEKENSDIVKTPKDLNKSVDKNNTYYGFDEVEEQENVSPVKINNRAKSLRSRTRGILQEINEYKGPTRGHIPVAAKSNSVNRNEMKSATEPPIFPEVAADGSTDTANVQESCVSENLDNDDQSVHLFEDIDLLFIHHPKPSRKSYGKAKKVTFVQKPVVGSDDSSMSDQDIGDRNASISSEEDNLEDLSFKLPTERPKKTVKKRKPKKILSKKEEKEVEAWAAGFNSMCEDIDGFDLVVEE